The Pongo abelii isolate AG06213 chromosome 21, NHGRI_mPonAbe1-v2.0_pri, whole genome shotgun sequence genome has a window encoding:
- the ZNF217 gene encoding zinc finger protein 217: MQSKVTGNMPTQSLLMYMDGPEVIGSSLGSQMEMEDAMSMKGTAVVPFRATQEKNVIQIEGYMPLDCMFCSQTFTHSEDLNKHVLMQHRPTLCEPAVLRVEAEYLSPLDKSQVRTEPPKEKNCKENEEFSCEVCGQTFRVAFDVEIHMRTHKDSFTYGCNMCGRRFKEPWFLKNHMRTHNGKSGSRGKLQQGLESPATINEVVQVHAAESISSPYKICMVCGFLFPNKESLIEHRKVHTKKTAFGTSSAQTDSPQGGMPSSREDFLQLFNLRPKSHPETGKKPVRCIPQLDPFTTFQAWQLATKGKVAICQEEVKESSGQEEVKESSGQEGSTDNDDSSSEKELGEIWNANKSHSEGSGKAKTNKGSCTGLSQEKEKCKHSHGEAPSVDADPKLPSSKEKPTHCSECGKAFRTYHQLVLHSRVHKKDRRAGAESPTMSVDGRQPETCSPDLAAPLDENGAVDRGEGGSEDGSEDGLPEGIHLDKNDDGGKIKHLTSSRECSYCGKFFRSNYYLNIHLRTHTGEKPYKCEFCEYAAAQKTSLRYHLERHHKEKQTDVAAEVKNDGKNQDTEDALLTADSAQTKNLKRFFDGAKDVTGSPPAKQLKEMPSVFQNVLGSAVLSPAHKDTQDFHKNAADDSADKVNKNPTPAYLDLLKKRSAVETQANNLICRTKADVTPPPDGSTTHNLEVSPKEKQTENAADCRYRPSVDCHEKPLNLSLGALHNCPAISLSKSLIPSITCPFCTFKTFYPEVLMMHQRLEHKYNPDVHKNCRNKSLLRSRRTGCPPALLGKDVPPLSSFCKPKPKSAFPAQSKSLPSAKGKQSPPGPGKAPLTSGIDSSTLAPSNLKSHRPQQNVGVQVAATRQQQSEMFPKTSVSPAPDKTKRPETKLKPLPVAPSQPALGSSNINGSIDFPAKSDSPWAPPGRDYFCNRSASNTAAEFGEPLPKRLKSSVVALDVDQPGANYRRGYDLPKYHMVRGITSLLPQDCVYPSQALPPKPRFLSSSEVDSPNVLTVQKPYGGSGPLYTCVPAGSPASSSTLEGKRPVSYQHLSNSMAQKRNYENFIGNAHYRPNDKKT; this comes from the exons ATGCAATCAAAAGTGACAGGAAACATGCCAACTCAGTCCCTCTTAATGTACATGGATGGGCCAGAAGTGATTGGCAGCTCTCTTGGCAGTCAGATGGAGATGGAGGACGCCATGTCAATGAAAGGGACCGCTGTTGTTCCATTCCGAGCTAcgcaagaaaaaaatgtcatcCAAATCGAGGGGTATATGCCCTTGGATTGCATGTTCTGCAGCCAGACCTTCACACATTCAGAAGACCTTAATAAACATGTCTTAATGCAACACCGGCCTACCCTCTGTGAACCAGCAGTTCTTCGGGTTGAAGCAGAGTATCTTAGTCCGCTTGATAAAAGTCAAGTGCGAACAGAACCTCCCAAGGAAAAGAACTGCAAGGAAAATGAAGAATTTAGCTGTGAGGTATGCGGGCAGACATTTAGAGTCGCTTTTGATGTTGAGATCCACATGAGAACACACAAAGATTCTTTCACTTACGGGTGTAACATGTGCGGAAGAAGATTCAAGGAGCCTTGGTTTCTTAAAAATCACATGCGGACACATAATGGCAAATCGGGGTCCAGGGGCAAACTGCAGCAAGGCTTGGAGAGTCCAGCAACGATCAACGAGGTCGTCCAGGTGCACGCGGCCGAGAGCATCTCCTCTCCTTACAAAATCTGCATGGTTTGTGGcttcctatttccaaataaagaaagTCTAATTGAGCACCGCAAGGTGCACACCAAAAAAACTGCTTTCGGTACCAGCAGCGCGCAGACAGACTCTCCACAAGGAGGAATGCCGTCCTCGAGGGAAGACTTCCTGCAGTTGTTCAACTTGAGACCAAAATCTCACCCCGAAACGGGGAAGAAGCCTGTCAGATGCATACCTCAGCTTGATCCGTTCACCACCTTCCAGGCTTGGCAGCTGGCTACCAAAGGAAAAGTTGCCATTTGCCAAGAAGAAGTGAAGGAATCGTCGGGCCAAGAAGAAGTGAAGGAATCGTCGGGGCAAGAAGGGAGCACCGACAACGATGATTCGAGTTCCGAGAAGGAGCTTGGAGAAATTTGGAATGCGAATAAAAGCCATTCGGAAGGTTCTGGAAAGGCCAAAACAAATAAGGGCAGTTGTACAGGCCTCTcgcaagagaaagagaagtgcAAACACTCCCACGGCGAAGCGCCCTCTGTGGACGCGGATCCCAAGTTACCCAGTAGCAAGGAGAAGCCCACACACTGCTCCGAGTGCGGCAAAGCTTTCAGAACCTACCACCAGCTGGTCTTGCACTCCAGGGTCCACAAGAAGGACCGGAGGGCCGGCGCGGAGTCGCCCACCATGTCTGTGGACGGGAGGCAGCCGGAGACGTGTTCTCCTGACCTCGCCGCCCCTCTGGATGAAAATGGAGCCGTGGATCGCGGGGAAGGTGGTTCTGAAGACGGATCTGAGGATGGGCTTCCCGAAGGAATCCATCTGG ataAAAATGATGATGGAGGAAAAATAAAGCATCTTACATCTTCAAGAGAGTGTAGTTATTGTGGAAAATTTTTCCGTTCAAATTATTACCTCAATATTCATCTCAGAACGCATACAG GTGAAAAACCATACAAATGTGAATTTTGTGAATATGCTGCAGCCCAGAAGACATCTCTGAGGTATCACTTGGAGAGACATCACAAGGAAAAACAAACTGATGTTGCTGCTGAAGTCAAGAACGATGGTAAAAATCAGGACACTGAAGATGCACTATTAACCGCTGACAGTGCGCAAaccaaaaatttgaaaagattttttgATGGTGCCAAAGATGTTACAGGCAGTCCACCTGCAAAGCAGCTTAAGGAGATGCcttctgtttttcagaatgttctGGGCAGCGCTGTCCTCTCACCAGCACACAAAGATACTCAGGATTTCCATAAAAATGCAGCTGATGACAGTGCTGATAAAGTGAATAAAAACCCTACCCCTGCTTACCTGGACCTGTTAAAAAAGAGATCAGCAGTTGAAACTCAGGCAAATAACCTCATCTGTAGAACCAAGGCGGATGTTACTCCTCCTCCGGATGGCAGTACCACCCATAACCTTGAAGTTAGCCCCAAAGAGAAGCAAACGGAGAATGCAGCTGACTGCAGATACAGGCCAAGTGTGGATTGTCACGAAAAACCTTTAAATTTATCCCTGGGGGCTCTTCACAATTGCCCGGCAATTTCTTTGAGTAAAAGTTTAATTCCAAGTATCACCTGTCCATTTTGTACCTTCAAGACATTTTATCCAGAAGTTTTAATGATGCACCAGAGACTGGAGCATAAATACAATCCTGACGTTCATAAAAACTGTCGAAACAAGTCCTTGCTTAGAAGTCGACGTACCGGATGCCCGCCAGCGTTGCTGGGAAAAGACGTGCCTCCCCTCTCTAGTTTCTGTAAACCCAAGCCCAAGTCTGCTTTCCCGGCGCAGTCCAAATCCCTGCCATCTGCGAAGGGGAAGCAGAGCCCTCCTGGGCCAGGCAAGGCCCCTCTGACTTCAGGGATAGACTCTAGCACTTTAGCCCCAAGTAACCTGAAGTCCCACAGACCACAGCAGAATGTGGGGGTCCAAGTGGCCGCCACCAGGCAACAGCAATCTGAGATGTTTCCTAAAACCAGTGTTTCCCCTGCACCGGATAAGACAAAAAGACCCGAGACAAAATTGAAACCTCTCCCAGTAGCTCCTTCGCAGCCCGCCCTCGGCAGCAGTAACATCAATGGTTCCATTGACTTCCCTGCCAAGAGTGACAGCCCGTGGGCACCTCCAGGAAGAGACTATTTCTGTAATCGGAGTGCCAGCAACACTGCAGCAGAATTTGGTGAGCCCCTTCCGAAAAGACTGAAGTCCAGCGTGGTTGCCCTTGATGTTGACCAGCCCGGGGCCAATTACAGAAGAGGCTATGACCTTCCCAAGTACCATATGGTCAGAGGCATCACATCACTGTTACCGCAGGACTGTGTGTATCCGTCGCAGGCGCTGCCTCCCAAACCAAGGTTCCTGAGCTCCAGTGAGGTCGATTCTCCAAATGTGCTGACTGTTCAGAAGCCCTATGGTGGCTCCGGGCCACTTTACACATGTGTGCCTGCTGGTAGTCCAGCATCCAGCTCGACGTTAGAAG